A region of Paenibacillus thiaminolyticus DNA encodes the following proteins:
- a CDS encoding SDR family NAD(P)-dependent oxidoreductase, with the protein MNHLDRSPYKDDDIAVIGIGLQIAGTNNLEEFWGIFENNIDCIRDLPQGRQDDLEDLAQLYSLMMPNPNGRISYNKAGYLERIDEFDYEFFKISPIEAQVMDPIQRILLQTIFHAFDDAGYTPDMLNGTKTGIFIGYTPGSTKDNYSTNIFHNNPELIKYSNVGNMPCMVPSRASYILNLKGPTMIIDSACSSSLVAIHDACMSIKNGTCTMAIAGGIRLHSFPIAYDDMNVGFETDDNKTRTFDNSASGAAIGEGSAVVLLKPLKAAEQDKDHIYAVIKGTAINNDGASASITAPNPAAQATVILEALESSGVSVEEIDYIETHGTATALGDPIEFRGLTSAFEKFTDKKQFCGLSSSKSNIGHLYEAAGVASFIKALAAIKHKKIPGASHFNIPNLKIDFCDSPFYISSTTREWKKDGLRICGISAFGISGTNSHVIVQEYDNQYEPMQAPDNNLLGLSAKSLASLVSLVHHYKDYLEKNEVDVNLFAANANLYRAHHAQRAAVVFSNRDHLLAVFNRLATTDPSEWTNIDGVYYNDQPHESKEMDYSQIRSALKRCNTSFMNEGTGSCQDELQADLDYLATMYSYGAKMDWSALYQGMEPKHIPIPYYPFKRTRCWLPKKEKKRNWTELASKLDHPKKEEEPVPVSSDLFYKRVFVEADSLVKNHDLGRCLVIHRQEDQIEELCDSLNQRFFAVETIGIDIDEAKRTGIEKYFSQLFGEIPYKDISHIVIADLHGQQESWSAEQLLDRQKVQLLSVVSIYREFANYENRLKITPLLNHCFQVTGDEADVNPNNSSMFGLCKSLNRMFKNITSCCIDMDNQTDWTRIADEICAVSNKDIVAYRDNTRYYEGLHEAEWETDNQQLVIQDDGVYFISGGLGGIGFATAMEMAHRAKDVSLILVGRTRLPDPSEWDTIRRTSPESDVAEKIERLRLLQAKTKHIEYHAVDIADADALQFVLQYVKTKYGRINGVIHGAGISGGITFEQLNEEHLTNILKPKVIGTYMLDHFTRDHNLDFFLMFSSISTIFSSADLPGYIAGNIYLDSYSDYRSRVCGSKSITVNWATWSEIGMAVKSKFTIDTLFQTIKTKEAIQALFSVLQRGSGSVVVARLNLKDKISMLLKTYPMQLSPRIAEALSENANESQSRKSSNDASQREQYGNVEDTLIKVCCKNLGYEEMNVHHNFFELGANSILLSIIYKDLNEVFPGVLQVTDLFSYPTISLLAEHISNHMASPVHPSCPEPEAEAAARISRDTISVAPISVEAACYDTIPSDSAAPNPDVKPVETSSMEQDDDSVAIIGVGLDLPAGNDLRSYWEVLIHGINVVRDIPPERSVDITKHLRARNFSEEQIKFRKCGYLDEVNKFDHAFFGISPRDAALLDPVMRLFLQCCSNAIDDAGYGADGVKGTNTGVFLGYTANIGNAYNRLLYEMDPKLFNDALPIGQVSMTASRAAYVFDLKGPSMVIDTACSSSLVALHMACEQIRFGKCQMALAGGASIMAIPLADGTGIGFESPEEKTRAFADNASGSAIAEGVGVVLLKSLKQAQKDGDSIYAVIKGSAINQDGSSFGIAAPNYMAQSDAIQKAWHNAGVTAHDISYIEAHGTGTQLGDPIEIRGIHNAFEACTDHKQICGIGSVKTNLGHANEAAGMCGLFKCILALQHKLIPPTLHFQAPNQNIDFIHSPLYVVDKATPLKAKGEKAIIGISGFGMSGTNAHIILEEAPKAASRAKTKHKLPLVFTVSARTEQAVFQLIRRYRAYLRENTNVDLMDLTCTLNRGRKHYSHRLAFIYHHHHELLARLTELAKLESFAQIANDWCRCGHYSIVPESKKEKYPHEITSKEQQLISDEVNAYCANADKQNAAALQFIINCYIQGAAVRWSALYNEPYQKLHLPTYPYARHHAWYPIPVTETPPLREKTVYDHFFHHKRWVVQDEITVTLPRQEETCVLVHSDSHGNPLLARALREEGVRVIEVFASDIGFTQIDHDRYRIGNHADDFKELFLQLSDIPIRKIVHVGAYRDAEASNIHDMYEEFEYGFFNVVHLVKGLVKARLDQPVQLVLVACNAYRISGEEQRLLPHHATVLSLGKVIEQEIPNISCRAIDTDMDTDVKQIIGQLFADHPMYVIGLRQGISYVEEFDEAEMQPETAHRIVQGGTYIITGGTSGIGIQNAKLFSEQAKCNLILLSRKGFPDESVWEAYESKEGYQEQIKEFKQIKKNGSTLEFIACDVSNADDVQAMLESVRTKYKKINGIVHCAGVIQPSFMLRKEKESYLSVFAPKIRGTWNLAEFTRNDQLDFMLLHSSNVTDAGEPGQSCYMAANAFLDAYTDYLNAQGRNTYTVNWVAWKETGMAHKQGTNVDTVTKAITNREAVNALNELLRSKPQRVVIGQFNEDVDLIPLLENSRNAVAPSFTAKIYKEAYKKPLSEAAAPILVELAPSRPVQEANPASPSGKDIKLTGKLEGIYTPVENAAKAEAENIKLKGNVEGIYTSVERKIGQIYGEILGYDEVDIYEGFFEMGGDSILLTEMHDTINKLYPNIVKIADLFEFDSIQSLSEYIASRMERMESAEKSKGKEAAVRDQKQQTDIVYYDMSCPQERIYFDYRLSSHKHVYNIGFVSDKSGDDYEDLVVNVNKFVEQFDMLRTTFTTVNNKLVQCVNPMKPVEIQRVQVASADDIDFAKYVKTFQLSEYPLFHLTLFEAPEQKLLLFDIHHILLDGYSTTLLQEQMEAFGKRHANAAPLSPYSKYVAFEKTFYAAKEYAEMGDYWKHQLQGFDFTNPLESKAAGDASYGHASVHISSDLADALLAFAKSRNTTMFTILLSAYAIALRMFTNRSDISIVTPMLNRYEPEFKNCIGVFTNLIPIRVEMKPQLTLDEHIKNVTTKTIGGIKNQFYQYNHIIRDFKEAGAQFHFYMDFEDNSLKKFRETEDIPYAVNIPKFTLDLEVKKLNQIYHISASYKKSYVSDEEVNDILHLFLKNVKEMVTNAKLHHTLDQFIEQFQAGEVQSGSV; encoded by the coding sequence ATGAATCATCTCGATCGTTCACCTTATAAAGACGATGATATAGCTGTTATCGGCATAGGGCTGCAAATCGCCGGCACGAACAATTTGGAGGAGTTCTGGGGGATATTCGAAAATAATATCGACTGTATCCGAGATCTGCCGCAAGGCCGCCAAGACGACCTGGAAGACCTGGCTCAGCTCTATTCGCTTATGATGCCGAACCCGAACGGACGCATTTCCTATAATAAGGCAGGATATTTGGAGCGGATCGACGAATTCGATTACGAGTTTTTCAAAATCTCGCCGATCGAGGCACAGGTGATGGATCCGATTCAGCGGATCCTGCTGCAAACGATTTTTCATGCATTTGATGATGCGGGATACACTCCGGACATGCTGAATGGGACAAAGACCGGTATTTTCATTGGTTATACCCCAGGATCGACGAAAGATAATTATTCTACGAATATATTTCATAACAACCCGGAGTTAATTAAATATTCCAATGTCGGCAATATGCCTTGTATGGTGCCTTCGCGCGCTTCGTACATATTGAACTTGAAAGGGCCGACGATGATTATCGATTCGGCCTGCTCTTCCTCGCTGGTGGCTATTCACGATGCCTGCATGAGCATCAAAAACGGAACTTGTACGATGGCGATTGCCGGCGGCATTCGGCTCCACTCTTTTCCTATCGCGTATGATGATATGAATGTAGGGTTCGAAACGGATGATAATAAAACGAGGACCTTCGATAACTCCGCCAGCGGAGCGGCCATCGGAGAAGGATCGGCCGTTGTCTTGTTAAAACCGCTGAAGGCGGCAGAACAAGACAAGGATCATATTTATGCGGTCATCAAGGGGACGGCCATTAATAATGATGGCGCCTCCGCCAGTATTACGGCACCCAATCCTGCCGCGCAAGCCACTGTCATACTGGAAGCACTCGAATCATCCGGCGTGTCCGTGGAAGAGATCGATTATATTGAAACCCATGGGACAGCGACCGCGCTCGGCGATCCGATTGAATTTAGAGGTCTAACCAGCGCTTTTGAAAAATTTACCGATAAAAAGCAATTCTGCGGACTGAGTTCATCCAAAAGCAATATTGGACATCTCTATGAAGCGGCTGGCGTGGCTTCCTTTATCAAAGCGCTTGCGGCGATCAAGCATAAAAAAATACCGGGAGCAAGCCATTTCAATATACCGAATTTAAAAATCGATTTTTGCGATTCTCCTTTCTATATCAGCAGTACGACCCGGGAATGGAAAAAGGATGGATTGCGAATTTGCGGCATCAGCGCGTTCGGTATCAGCGGAACGAACTCTCATGTCATTGTCCAGGAATATGACAATCAATATGAACCTATGCAAGCGCCGGACAACAACCTGCTTGGTCTATCGGCTAAGTCATTAGCAAGCCTGGTTTCACTAGTTCATCACTATAAAGACTACCTTGAAAAAAATGAAGTGGATGTGAACCTCTTTGCCGCCAATGCCAATCTGTATCGAGCCCATCATGCCCAAAGAGCAGCCGTCGTTTTTTCGAATCGCGATCATTTGCTTGCGGTTTTCAACCGCTTAGCCACGACCGACCCGAGCGAATGGACGAATATCGATGGCGTATACTATAATGACCAACCCCATGAGTCCAAAGAGATGGATTATTCTCAAATTCGATCGGCGTTAAAACGCTGCAATACCAGCTTCATGAATGAGGGAACCGGCAGCTGTCAGGATGAATTGCAGGCCGATTTGGATTATTTGGCCACAATGTACAGTTATGGCGCCAAAATGGATTGGAGCGCGCTCTACCAAGGGATGGAACCGAAGCATATTCCAATACCTTATTACCCCTTCAAACGAACTCGTTGTTGGCTGCCCAAAAAAGAGAAAAAAAGAAACTGGACCGAGCTGGCAAGCAAATTGGATCATCCGAAAAAAGAGGAGGAACCCGTTCCCGTTTCCTCTGATTTGTTCTATAAAAGGGTTTTTGTCGAAGCCGATTCGCTCGTCAAAAACCATGACCTGGGAAGATGCTTAGTCATCCATCGGCAAGAGGATCAGATTGAAGAATTATGTGATAGTCTAAACCAACGATTTTTTGCTGTTGAAACGATAGGCATCGATATAGACGAAGCGAAAAGAACGGGCATTGAAAAATATTTCAGCCAGTTATTCGGCGAGATACCGTATAAGGACATTTCTCATATTGTGATCGCCGATCTGCATGGCCAACAAGAGAGCTGGTCCGCTGAGCAATTGCTCGATAGGCAAAAAGTACAGTTGTTGAGCGTGGTAAGCATCTATCGTGAATTTGCGAATTACGAAAATCGCTTGAAAATCACGCCTCTTTTGAACCATTGCTTTCAAGTGACCGGGGACGAAGCGGATGTAAATCCGAACAACTCCTCTATGTTCGGGCTGTGCAAGTCTTTGAACCGCATGTTCAAAAATATAACGTCATGCTGCATCGATATGGATAATCAAACCGATTGGACCCGGATCGCCGATGAGATCTGTGCCGTATCCAATAAGGATATTGTCGCTTACCGTGACAATACGCGCTATTATGAAGGCTTGCATGAAGCTGAATGGGAAACTGACAACCAACAACTCGTCATTCAAGATGACGGGGTGTATTTCATAAGCGGCGGCTTAGGCGGGATAGGCTTTGCCACGGCGATGGAAATGGCGCATCGTGCAAAAGATGTGTCACTGATTCTTGTCGGGCGTACCCGGCTGCCTGACCCATCCGAATGGGATACGATACGGCGAACCAGCCCGGAAAGCGACGTGGCCGAGAAGATCGAGCGGCTTCGCTTGCTTCAGGCGAAAACGAAACATATTGAATATCATGCGGTCGATATTGCCGATGCGGACGCGCTGCAATTCGTCCTTCAATACGTGAAGACGAAGTATGGGAGGATTAACGGTGTCATTCACGGCGCTGGAATCAGCGGGGGCATTACATTCGAACAGCTCAATGAGGAGCATCTGACGAACATACTGAAGCCCAAAGTGATCGGAACATATATGCTGGATCATTTCACAAGGGATCATAACCTGGATTTCTTTCTGATGTTCTCCAGTATTTCGACTATTTTTAGCAGTGCCGATCTGCCCGGTTATATTGCAGGCAATATCTATTTGGACAGCTATAGCGATTACCGCAGCAGAGTATGCGGAAGCAAAAGTATTACGGTCAACTGGGCCACATGGTCTGAAATTGGCATGGCGGTCAAATCGAAGTTTACCATTGACACCTTATTTCAGACGATCAAGACGAAGGAGGCTATCCAGGCCTTATTTTCCGTGCTGCAGCGGGGCAGCGGCTCTGTCGTCGTGGCGAGATTAAATCTTAAAGATAAAATTTCGATGCTGTTAAAGACATACCCAATGCAGCTATCCCCTAGAATCGCCGAAGCGCTGAGCGAGAATGCGAATGAGAGCCAAAGTCGTAAAAGCTCAAACGATGCAAGCCAACGTGAACAGTACGGGAATGTTGAGGACACGCTCATTAAAGTATGCTGCAAAAATCTCGGTTATGAGGAGATGAATGTCCATCATAATTTCTTTGAGCTGGGTGCCAATTCGATTTTATTGTCCATTATTTATAAGGATCTGAATGAGGTGTTTCCTGGCGTATTGCAGGTAACCGATCTGTTCTCCTACCCGACGATTAGCTTGTTGGCAGAGCATATAAGCAATCACATGGCTTCACCAGTTCACCCATCCTGTCCCGAGCCGGAAGCCGAAGCTGCTGCACGAATAAGCCGGGACACGATATCTGTTGCACCGATATCGGTTGAAGCTGCATGTTATGACACGATTCCATCCGATTCTGCTGCACCGAACCCTGACGTTAAGCCGGTGGAGACCAGTTCCATGGAGCAGGATGACGACAGTGTCGCCATTATCGGTGTCGGACTGGATCTTCCGGCCGGTAACGATTTGCGCAGTTATTGGGAGGTTCTCATTCATGGCATCAACGTCGTAAGGGATATCCCGCCGGAGAGATCGGTTGATATTACGAAGCACCTGCGGGCGCGCAACTTCAGTGAAGAGCAAATCAAGTTTAGAAAATGCGGATATCTTGATGAAGTAAATAAATTCGATCATGCTTTTTTCGGAATTTCTCCGCGCGATGCGGCCTTGCTTGATCCGGTCATGCGTCTCTTTTTACAATGCTGCTCGAATGCGATCGATGATGCCGGCTATGGCGCAGATGGTGTGAAGGGGACGAATACGGGCGTATTTCTTGGGTATACGGCCAATATTGGCAATGCGTATAACCGGCTTTTATATGAAATGGATCCGAAGCTGTTCAATGATGCTTTGCCGATTGGACAAGTGAGCATGACCGCCAGCAGAGCCGCGTATGTGTTCGATCTCAAGGGACCTAGCATGGTCATCGACACGGCTTGCTCGTCCTCCCTGGTTGCCCTGCATATGGCGTGCGAGCAGATTCGATTCGGCAAATGTCAAATGGCGTTAGCTGGCGGAGCATCCATTATGGCGATTCCTCTGGCGGATGGAACCGGAATCGGCTTTGAATCCCCAGAAGAAAAAACAAGAGCCTTTGCTGATAATGCGAGCGGTTCGGCCATTGCCGAGGGAGTCGGGGTCGTTCTGCTCAAATCGCTGAAGCAGGCGCAAAAGGATGGGGACTCCATCTATGCCGTCATTAAAGGAAGCGCCATTAATCAGGATGGAAGTTCGTTTGGCATTGCCGCTCCGAACTATATGGCGCAATCGGATGCCATCCAAAAGGCCTGGCATAATGCGGGCGTGACGGCTCACGATATCAGTTATATCGAAGCGCATGGCACGGGCACGCAGCTAGGCGATCCGATAGAGATCAGGGGAATCCATAACGCATTCGAGGCATGTACCGACCACAAACAAATATGCGGCATCGGATCGGTGAAAACCAATTTAGGCCATGCGAATGAAGCGGCCGGGATGTGCGGCTTATTCAAATGCATCCTCGCGCTGCAGCATAAGCTTATCCCGCCTACCCTCCATTTTCAGGCGCCGAACCAAAATATCGACTTTATTCATTCCCCTTTATATGTTGTCGACAAAGCTACTCCGCTGAAGGCTAAAGGGGAAAAGGCGATCATCGGGATAAGCGGATTTGGAATGAGCGGAACGAATGCGCACATTATTTTGGAAGAGGCGCCGAAGGCGGCGAGCCGCGCCAAAACCAAACACAAGCTTCCGCTCGTCTTTACAGTATCGGCCCGAACGGAGCAAGCCGTATTTCAATTAATCCGTCGCTATCGAGCTTATTTGCGGGAAAACACGAACGTCGATCTGATGGATCTCACCTGCACGCTAAATAGGGGAAGAAAGCATTATTCTCACCGTCTGGCATTTATCTATCATCATCACCATGAGCTGCTGGCGAGGCTGACGGAATTAGCCAAGTTAGAATCCTTTGCGCAGATCGCGAATGACTGGTGCCGCTGCGGTCATTACTCGATTGTTCCGGAAAGCAAGAAAGAGAAATACCCGCATGAGATCACTTCAAAGGAGCAGCAACTGATAAGCGATGAGGTGAATGCGTATTGCGCCAACGCGGATAAGCAGAATGCCGCAGCATTGCAATTTATTATCAACTGCTATATTCAAGGCGCAGCCGTCAGATGGAGCGCTTTGTATAACGAACCGTATCAGAAGCTCCATTTGCCGACTTACCCGTATGCAAGACATCATGCTTGGTATCCGATACCGGTCACAGAAACACCGCCGCTACGCGAGAAAACGGTATATGACCATTTCTTCCACCATAAGCGCTGGGTGGTTCAGGATGAAATTACGGTTACCTTGCCGCGGCAAGAGGAGACCTGCGTACTGGTTCATAGCGATAGCCATGGCAACCCCCTTCTTGCCCGCGCACTAAGAGAAGAAGGCGTAAGAGTGATTGAGGTGTTTGCGTCAGATATCGGTTTTACACAAATCGATCACGACAGGTACCGCATCGGGAACCATGCTGACGATTTTAAGGAATTGTTCTTGCAGCTGTCGGATATCCCGATCCGCAAGATCGTACATGTCGGCGCTTATCGGGATGCGGAAGCGAGCAACATTCATGACATGTATGAGGAATTCGAATATGGCTTCTTCAATGTGGTTCATTTGGTCAAAGGATTGGTAAAAGCGCGTCTGGATCAACCTGTCCAGCTCGTTCTTGTCGCCTGTAATGCGTATCGAATCTCGGGAGAAGAGCAGCGGCTGCTGCCTCATCATGCGACGGTGTTAAGTCTCGGCAAAGTCATTGAGCAAGAGATTCCGAATATAAGCTGCCGCGCCATTGATACGGATATGGATACCGATGTGAAGCAAATCATTGGCCAACTGTTCGCGGATCATCCGATGTATGTGATTGGCTTGCGCCAAGGCATAAGCTATGTTGAGGAGTTCGATGAAGCCGAGATGCAACCGGAGACGGCACACCGGATTGTACAGGGAGGGACCTATATTATTACGGGCGGTACCTCCGGCATCGGCATTCAAAATGCTAAACTGTTCAGCGAGCAGGCGAAGTGCAATCTTATTCTGTTAAGCAGAAAAGGATTTCCGGATGAATCGGTGTGGGAAGCCTATGAGTCGAAGGAAGGGTATCAGGAACAGATTAAGGAGTTCAAGCAAATAAAGAAGAACGGATCTACGCTGGAATTTATCGCGTGTGATGTGAGCAATGCGGATGATGTGCAGGCCATGCTTGAGTCCGTACGTACGAAGTATAAAAAAATAAACGGGATCGTGCATTGTGCGGGCGTCATTCAACCGAGCTTCATGCTGAGGAAGGAAAAGGAGAGCTACCTGAGCGTCTTCGCGCCAAAAATAAGGGGAACCTGGAACTTGGCGGAATTTACGCGCAACGATCAGTTGGATTTCATGCTCCTGCATTCATCTAATGTGACCGATGCGGGCGAACCGGGACAAAGCTGTTATATGGCGGCCAACGCATTTCTGGATGCGTACACCGATTACTTGAATGCGCAAGGAAGAAATACGTATACCGTGAACTGGGTTGCCTGGAAAGAAACGGGTATGGCGCATAAACAGGGCACCAATGTAGATACAGTGACCAAAGCCATCACCAATCGCGAGGCCGTAAATGCGCTGAACGAGCTGCTCCGAAGCAAGCCGCAGCGTGTCGTCATCGGCCAGTTCAATGAAGACGTTGACTTGATCCCGCTGCTGGAAAATAGCCGCAATGCAGTGGCTCCCAGCTTCACGGCGAAAATTTATAAAGAGGCTTATAAAAAGCCGCTCAGTGAAGCCGCAGCTCCAATCCTTGTTGAGCTAGCACCTTCTCGGCCCGTTCAAGAGGCGAATCCGGCAAGTCCCTCCGGCAAGGACATTAAACTGACAGGGAAGTTGGAAGGAATTTATACACCGGTCGAGAACGCGGCAAAGGCTGAGGCGGAGAACATCAAGCTGAAAGGCAATGTGGAGGGAATTTATACCTCTGTCGAGCGAAAAATCGGCCAGATTTACGGCGAGATTTTGGGTTACGATGAAGTGGATATTTACGAAGGCTTTTTTGAAATGGGCGGCGACTCCATTCTGCTTACGGAAATGCATGACACGATCAACAAGCTGTATCCGAACATCGTCAAAATCGCGGATCTGTTCGAATTCGATTCGATACAAAGCCTGTCCGAGTATATTGCTTCGCGAATGGAAAGGATGGAAAGCGCGGAGAAGAGCAAGGGAAAAGAGGCTGCGGTCCGTGATCAAAAACAACAGACGGACATCGTTTATTATGATATGAGCTGTCCGCAGGAAAGAATCTATTTCGATTACCGGCTCAGCAGTCATAAACATGTCTATAATATTGGCTTTGTCTCTGACAAATCAGGCGATGATTATGAAGATCTGGTCGTGAATGTGAACAAGTTCGTGGAGCAGTTCGATATGCTAAGAACGACGTTTACCACGGTGAACAATAAACTGGTGCAATGCGTCAACCCAATGAAGCCGGTCGAGATTCAACGGGTCCAGGTTGCTTCCGCAGACGATATCGACTTCGCCAAGTATGTCAAAACGTTCCAACTTAGCGAATACCCGCTGTTTCATTTGACTCTATTTGAAGCCCCTGAACAAAAGCTATTATTATTTGACATCCACCATATCTTACTCGACGGCTACTCGACAACGCTCCTGCAGGAACAGATGGAGGCCTTCGGGAAGCGGCATGCCAACGCTGCACCTCTGTCCCCGTACTCCAAGTATGTTGCATTTGAAAAGACATTTTACGCTGCAAAAGAATACGCCGAAATGGGAGATTACTGGAAGCATCAGCTTCAAGGATTTGATTTCACCAATCCCCTCGAAAGTAAAGCGGCAGGTGATGCTTCATATGGCCATGCTTCCGTCCACATCAGTTCTGACTTGGCCGATGCGTTGCTGGCGTTTGCCAAGTCAAGAAATACGACGATGTTTACTATCTTGTTAAGCGCCTATGCGATTGCGCTCCGCATGTTTACGAACCGAAGCGACATTTCGATTGTAACGCCTATGCTGAACCGATATGAGCCGGAATTTAAAAATTGCATCGGCGTGTTTACGAATCTAATACCGATTCGAGTCGAGATGAAGCCGCAGCTTACCCTCGACGAACATATTAAAAATGTAACAACGAAAACAATTGGAGGAATTAAAAATCAATTTTATCAGTATAACCATATCATAAGGGATTTCAAAGAGGCCGGCGCTCAATTCCATTTCTATATGGACTTTGAAGATAATTCATTGAAGAAGTTCAGAGAGACGGAAGATATACCGTATGCTGTAAATATTCCGAAATTCACCTTAGACCTGGAGGTTAAAAAACTGAATCAGATTTACCATATTTCCGCCTCGTATAAAAAGAGCTATGTAAGCGATGAGGAAGTGAACGATATTCTTCATTTGTTCCTGAAAAATGTAAAAGAGATGGTCACGAATGCCAAGCTGCATCATACGCTGGACCAATTCATCGAGCAATTCCAAGCTGGCGAGGTGCAGTCGGGCAGTGTCTAG